The nucleotide window TATTCCGGCATTGATAATTTTATGGGTGCAGGGAGGAGTTTTGCCAAAATGATTACACGGTTCAAGAGTCACATAAATGGTGGCACCCTTTGCCATGTAACCCGCATCATCAATGGCTTCCACTTCGGCATGGGCAAGCCCTGCCGCCCTGTGAAACCCTTTTCCGACAACCCTTCCATCCTTAACCACAACAGCACCGACACAAGGATTGGGAGAGGTGAAACCTTTGCCTTTTCCTGCAAGAGATATTGCCAGGCTCATATAGTCATTATCTGTCATCAGGCTTATCCGATATCGCATTGAATTCAAGAGGCAGACATTCTTTTGAAATCATACCCTTGAGTTCCTGTATAAAATCAGCCACATCCTTAAAGTCTCTGTAAACAGAAGCAAACCGGACATAAGCAACATCATCAATTTGCTTTAAGGCCTCAATCACTTTTTCACCCACAAATTTAGATGAAATTTCCCGGTCATTGATTTCTCTTAAATTCCGTTCAATGTCATCCACGATGTCTTCAATCTGATTGATACTGATGGCTCTTTTTTCACAGGCTTTTTTAATACCCGTAAGAACCTTTTCCCGGTTGAATTCCTCCCTGCGGTTATCTTTTTTGACAATCATGATGGGAATCTGCTCAACCCGCTCATAGGTGGTAAACCGCTGGCTGCATTCCGGGCATTCCCTGCGTCGGCGAACTTCAAGATCGATTTTGCCCGGACGCGAATCAACAACTCTTGTATTCAGGTTTCCGCAAAATGGACACTTCATGTTGGCCTCTTTTGTTGTTTAAGTATCAAGCAGTATCAGTTTCACTTTGGCTTTGTCAAACATATCCAGAGTCAATGGGTCGTCATATCCATCTTTATAATACACGGTTTTAATTCCTGCATTG belongs to Desulfobacula toluolica Tol2 and includes:
- the nrdR gene encoding transcriptional regulator NrdR; amino-acid sequence: MKCPFCGNLNTRVVDSRPGKIDLEVRRRRECPECSQRFTTYERVEQIPIMIVKKDNRREEFNREKVLTGIKKACEKRAISINQIEDIVDDIERNLREINDREISSKFVGEKVIEALKQIDDVAYVRFASVYRDFKDVADFIQELKGMISKECLPLEFNAISDKPDDR